The following coding sequences are from one Canis lupus baileyi chromosome 23, mCanLup2.hap1, whole genome shotgun sequence window:
- the LOC140615566 gene encoding olfactory receptor 52M1, whose product MLTSHNVCSVPSSFQLTGIPGLESLHIWLSIPFGSMYLVAVVGNVTILAVVKVEHSLHQPMYFFLCMLAVIDLVLSTSTMPKLLGIFWFGAGDIGLDACLAQMFLIHCFATVESGIFLAMAFDRYVAICNPLHHTTVLTHTVVGRLGLAALLRGVLYIGPLPLMIRLRLPLYKSRVISHSYCEHMAVVTLTCGDSRVNNVYGLSIGFLVLILDSTAIAASYVVIFRAVMGLATPEARLKTLGTCGSHICAILIFYVPIAVSSLIHRFGHQVPPPIHTLLANFYLLIPPILNPIVYAVRTKQIRERLLQILKIETKIK is encoded by the coding sequence ATGCTCACTTCTCATAATGTCTGTTCAGTACCCAGCTCCTTCCAGCTCACTGGCATCCCAGGGCTGGAGTCCCTACATATCTGGCTTTCCATCCCCTTTGGCTCCATGTACCTAGTTGCTGTGGTGGGGAATGTCACCATTCTGGCTGTGGTAAAGGTGGAGCATAGCCTGCATCAGcccatgtatttcttcctgtgTATGTTGGCTGTCATCGACCTGGTTCTGTCTACTTCTACTATGCCCAAACTGCTGGGAATCTTCTGGTTTGGTGCTGGAGACATTGGCCTGGATGCCTGCCTAGCTCAAATGTTCCTCATCCACTGCTTTGCCACAGTTGAGTCCGGGATCTTCCTTGCCATGGCTTTTGACCGCTATGTAGCCATCTGCAACCCACTCCATCACACTACAGTGCTCACTCATACTGTGGTAGGACGTTTGGGGCTGGCTGCCCTCCTCCGGGGTGTACTCTACATCGGACCCCTGCCTTTGATGATCCGCCTGCGGCTGCCCCTTTACAAATCTCGTGTCATCTCCCACTCCTACTGTGAGCACATGGCTGTGGTCACCTTGACCTGTGGTGACAGCAGGGTCAACAATGTCTATGGGCTGAGCATTGGCTTTCTGGTCCTGATCCTGGACTCAACAGCCATTGCTGCCTCTTATGTGGTGATTTTCCGGGCTGTGATGGGGCTGGCCACACCGGAGGCCAGGCTTAAAACCCTGGGAACATGTGGTTCTCACATCTGTGCCATTCTGATCTTTTATGTTCCTATTGCTGTTTCTTCTCTCATTCATCGATTTGGACACCAGGTGCCTCCTCCAATCCACACTCTACTGGCCAACTTCTACCTCCTCATTCCTCCAATCCTCAATCCCATTGTCTATGCTGTCCGCACCAAGCAGATCCGAGAGCGGCTTCTCCAAATCCTCAAGATAGAAACCAAGATCAAATGA
- the LOC140615323 gene encoding olfactory receptor 52B4-like: MTALNHTAVSHTVFHLLGIPGLEDQHMWISIPFFISYVIALLGNSLLICIILTKRSLHEPMYLFLCMLAGADIVLSTCTVPQALAIFWFHAGEISLDRCITQLFFIHTTFISESGILLVMAFDRYIAICYPLRYTTILTGALIGKIGVTIFLRSYGTIFPIIFLLKRLTFCQNNIIPHTYCEHIGLAKYACNDIYANIWYGFSILMLTVVLDVVLIFVSYVMILRAVFCIPSRDARHKALNTCGSHVCIIILFYGPGIFTILTQRFGRHIPPHTHILLANVCMLAPPMLNPIIYGIKTKQIWEQVVHVLFTRQKSLWFRN; the protein is encoded by the coding sequence ATGACTGCCTTAAACCACACTGCTGTTAGCCACACGGTCTTCCACTTGCTGGGTATCCCTGGGCTAGAAGACCAGCACATGTGGATTTCCATTCCCTTCTTCATTTCCTACGTCATCGCCCTGCTTGGGAACAGCCTGCTCATCTGCATTATCCTCACGAAGCGCAGCCTCCATGAACCCATGTACCTCTTCCTCTGCATGCTGGCTGGAGCAGACATTGTCCTCTCCACCTGCACAGTACCACAGGCCTTGGCCATCTTCTGGTTCCATGCTGGGGAGATCTCCTTGGATCGCTGCATTACTCAGCTCTTCTTCATCCATACAACCTTCATCTCTGAGTCAGGGATCTTGCTGGTGATGGCCTTTGACCGCTACATTGCCATATGCTACCCACTGAGATACACCACTATTCTTACAGGTGCACTGATTGGGAAAATCGGTGTGACCATCTTCCTGAGAAGTTATGGTACAATTTTCCCcataatatttcttttgaaaagattGACCTTCTGCCAAAATAATATTATTCCACATACCTACTGTGAACACATTGGTTTGGCCAAATATGCTTGTAATGACATTTATGCTAACATCTGGTACGGATTTTCCATCCTAATGTTAACAGTAGTTTTAGATGTTGTGCTAATTTTTGTTTCCTATGTGATGATTCTCCGTGCTGTCTTCTGCATCCCTTCTCGAGATGCTCGCCATAAAGCTCTCAACACTTGTGGCTCCCATGTCTGCATTATCATCCTCTTTTATGGGCCTGGAATCTTCACAATCCTTACTCAACGTTTTGGACGCCACATTCCACCTCATACCCACATCTTGTTGGCTAATGTTTGCATGCTTGCCCCACCTATGCTCAATCCCATCATTTATGGGATCAAGACCAAGCAAATCTGGGAGCAGGTGGTTCATGTATTGTTTACAAGGCAGAAATCACTTTGGTTTAGGAACTGA